A single window of Oerskovia paurometabola DNA harbors:
- a CDS encoding GNAT family N-acetyltransferase, with protein sequence MPPADRPLRTDLAVTWRVAEHPVRAPESQAILFRYYTEVSDRFFGHATPQEDLVSGFAAQDSSGLAAPGGSFHLAWADGREGPVAVGCAGVVLARDASAPTAELKRVFVDPAFRGRGIATALLDAAESAARDLGAEVVRLDTRHDLVEALALYAGRGYVDVPAFNDDRYAQRWLALRL encoded by the coding sequence GTGCCCCCTGCAGACCGCCCCCTCCGCACGGACCTCGCGGTGACCTGGCGCGTCGCGGAGCACCCGGTCCGCGCTCCGGAGTCGCAGGCGATCCTGTTCCGGTACTACACCGAGGTGAGCGACCGGTTCTTCGGCCACGCGACCCCGCAGGAGGACCTCGTCTCGGGCTTCGCCGCCCAGGACTCCTCGGGGCTGGCTGCTCCCGGAGGCTCGTTCCACCTCGCCTGGGCGGACGGCCGCGAGGGCCCCGTGGCCGTGGGGTGCGCGGGCGTCGTGCTCGCACGCGACGCCTCCGCGCCGACCGCTGAGCTCAAGCGCGTCTTCGTCGACCCTGCGTTCCGCGGACGCGGCATCGCCACGGCTCTGCTCGACGCGGCCGAGTCCGCGGCACGGGACCTCGGCGCCGAGGTGGTGCGGCTCGACACCCGGCACGACCTGGTCGAGGCCCTGGCGCTCTACGCGGGACGCGGGTACGTGGACGTCCCGGCGTTCAACGACGACCGGTACGCGCAGCGCTGGCTCGCTCTGCGGCTCTGA
- a CDS encoding MetQ/NlpA family ABC transporter substrate-binding protein — protein MLRKNLTLAAIAATAALTLGACATTPTDSGASAGSADDVVKIGVVGAADDKWAVFEKVAKEEGLNIEIVDFGDYQQANPALAQDQIDLNQFQHLQFLAGYNVEAGDDLQPIGATAVYPLALYSTKHTALEDIPAGGEIAVPNDATNLARALLVLQEAGLIELKDGGSSLSTEADVLPSSKVKVTPVDAAQTAISLQSVDGAIINNDFLEDAGLAPEDALFQDDPDSSASEPYINVWVARAADKDDETLLKIAALSQNEEVVAAEKKASGGTAVIKDNSAADLQEILAGIEENYRAQG, from the coding sequence ATGCTCCGCAAGAACCTCACCCTCGCTGCGATCGCGGCCACCGCAGCCCTCACGCTCGGAGCGTGCGCCACGACCCCCACCGACAGCGGTGCCTCGGCAGGCAGCGCCGACGACGTCGTCAAGATCGGCGTGGTCGGCGCAGCCGACGACAAGTGGGCCGTGTTCGAGAAGGTCGCCAAGGAAGAGGGCCTCAACATCGAGATCGTCGACTTCGGCGACTACCAGCAGGCCAACCCGGCGCTCGCGCAGGACCAGATCGACCTCAACCAGTTCCAGCACCTGCAGTTCCTCGCGGGCTACAACGTCGAGGCCGGGGACGACCTCCAGCCCATCGGCGCCACCGCGGTCTACCCGCTCGCGCTCTACTCGACCAAGCACACGGCGCTCGAGGACATCCCCGCGGGCGGCGAGATCGCGGTCCCCAACGACGCGACCAACCTTGCCCGCGCGCTCCTGGTCCTCCAGGAGGCGGGGCTCATCGAGCTCAAGGACGGCGGCAGCTCGCTGTCGACCGAGGCCGACGTGCTCCCGTCCTCCAAGGTCAAGGTCACCCCCGTCGACGCCGCGCAGACCGCGATCTCGCTCCAGTCCGTCGACGGCGCGATCATCAACAACGACTTCCTCGAGGACGCCGGTCTCGCCCCCGAGGACGCCCTGTTCCAGGACGACCCCGACTCCTCGGCCTCCGAGCCCTACATCAACGTGTGGGTCGCCCGCGCCGCGGACAAGGACGACGAGACGCTCCTGAAGATCGCCGCCCTCTCGCAGAACGAAGAGGTCGTCGCCGCCGAGAAGAAGGCCTCGGGCGGCACCGCGGTCATCAAGGACAACTCCGCGGCCGACCTCCAGGAGATCCTCGCGGGGATCGAGGAGAACTACCGCGCCCAGGGCTGA
- a CDS encoding ABC transporter ATP-binding protein: MTTTARTNPATTRGPAVEIHDLHKSFGTTKALDGLDLTVRAGEVAGFLGPNGAGKSTTIRVLLGLLRPDAGTATLLGGDPFRDAVSLHRRLAYVPGDVTLWPQLSGGETIDLLLRLRGAAVDERRKARMLERFELDPTKKTGTYSKGNRQKVALVAALSADAELLVLDEPTSGLDPIMEAVFQDCVREATSRGTSVLLSSHILAEVEALCDTVTIIRGGRAVQSGTLRELRHLTRSKVVVTVGPGAGRRAGADGSPDVTGSLAGLAGVHDLVVDGSHVTFHVDDDALPQVTRALADLEPHGLTIESPSLEELFLRQYGDELALLDGEALR, from the coding sequence ATGACCACGACCGCACGCACGAACCCCGCCACCACCCGCGGGCCCGCCGTCGAGATCCACGACCTGCACAAGTCGTTCGGCACCACCAAGGCCCTCGACGGGCTCGACCTCACGGTCCGTGCCGGAGAGGTCGCGGGCTTCCTCGGACCCAACGGTGCCGGGAAGTCCACCACCATCCGGGTCCTGCTGGGCCTCCTGCGCCCCGACGCCGGCACCGCGACCCTGCTGGGCGGCGACCCGTTCCGCGACGCCGTGTCGCTGCACCGGCGCCTCGCCTACGTCCCGGGCGACGTCACGCTCTGGCCCCAGCTCTCGGGCGGCGAGACGATCGACCTGCTGCTGCGCCTGCGCGGCGCGGCCGTCGACGAGCGCCGCAAGGCCCGCATGCTCGAACGCTTCGAGCTCGACCCGACCAAGAAGACCGGCACCTACTCCAAGGGGAACCGGCAGAAGGTCGCGCTCGTCGCCGCGCTGAGCGCCGACGCCGAGCTGCTCGTGCTGGACGAACCGACGTCGGGCCTCGACCCGATCATGGAGGCCGTGTTCCAGGACTGCGTGCGCGAGGCGACCTCGCGCGGCACGTCGGTCCTGCTGTCGAGCCACATCCTCGCCGAGGTCGAGGCGCTGTGCGACACCGTCACGATCATCCGGGGCGGCCGCGCCGTGCAGTCCGGGACCCTGCGCGAGCTGCGGCACCTGACGCGGTCCAAGGTCGTCGTGACCGTCGGGCCGGGGGCCGGGCGCAGAGCCGGCGCGGATGGTTCCCCCGACGTCACGGGCAGTCTCGCGGGCCTGGCCGGGGTCCACGACCTCGTCGTCGACGGATCGCACGTGACCTTCCACGTCGACGACGACGCCCTGCCCCAGGTCACGCGTGCGCTCGCCGACCTCGAACCCCACGGCCTGACGATCGAGTCTCCCTCGCTCGAAGAGCTGTTCCTGCGGCAGTACGGCGACGAGCTCGCCCTGCTCGACGGCGAGGCGCTGAGATGA
- a CDS encoding TetR/AcrR family transcriptional regulator, translating to MRSAPPAAGHAPTGTGPQTSDVPETPDVPDLTGRARIRDAALLRFASEGFRVPVRTIAADAGVSPGLVIHHFGSKEGLRRACDEHVLVLVRENKRNVLGDEHGSRGSPMDVLAQLSSIEEYGPVLGYVLRSLQEGGDLARSFVESMIDDAVAYVADGVATGTIKPSLDERARARYLVTQSLGTILLDLTLNPPADPGDTGAVVRGYVDRHGLPSIELFTDGFLTDRTLLDAYLRYAEPPPRGQAAAPAR from the coding sequence ATGCGTTCAGCACCCCCGGCTGCCGGTCACGCCCCGACCGGCACGGGCCCGCAGACGTCGGACGTCCCGGAGACGCCCGACGTCCCGGACCTCACCGGGCGCGCCCGGATCCGCGACGCCGCCCTGCTCCGGTTCGCGTCCGAGGGATTCCGGGTCCCGGTCCGCACCATCGCGGCCGACGCCGGGGTCAGCCCGGGACTCGTCATCCACCACTTCGGGTCCAAGGAGGGGCTGCGCCGTGCGTGCGACGAGCACGTCCTCGTCCTCGTCCGCGAGAACAAGCGCAACGTCCTGGGCGACGAGCACGGCTCCCGGGGCAGCCCCATGGACGTCCTCGCGCAGCTCTCGTCGATCGAGGAGTACGGTCCCGTGCTCGGCTACGTCCTCCGCAGCCTCCAGGAGGGCGGCGACCTCGCCCGCTCCTTCGTCGAGAGCATGATCGACGACGCCGTGGCCTACGTCGCGGACGGGGTCGCCACCGGGACCATCAAGCCCTCGCTCGACGAGAGGGCGCGCGCCCGCTACCTCGTGACGCAGTCTCTCGGCACGATCCTCCTCGACCTCACGCTGAACCCGCCCGCCGACCCGGGCGACACCGGGGCCGTCGTCCGCGGGTACGTCGACCGGCACGGCCTGCCGTCGATCGAGCTCTTCACCGACGGGTTCCTCACCGACCGCACGCTCCTCGACGCATACCTCCGGTACGCCGAGCCGCCACCCCGCGGACAGGCCGCAGCGCCGGCCCGGTAG
- a CDS encoding PspC domain-containing protein, translating into MSHILARPRHGAVIAGVCAGLARRFDISPTLVRVIAVASCILPGPQVLAYVVLWIMLPRDPE; encoded by the coding sequence ATGAGCCACATCCTCGCCAGACCGCGCCACGGCGCCGTGATCGCCGGTGTCTGCGCGGGCCTCGCCCGCCGCTTCGACATCAGCCCGACGCTCGTCCGCGTCATCGCGGTCGCCTCGTGCATCCTGCCGGGACCGCAGGTCCTGGCCTACGTCGTCCTGTGGATCATGCTGCCCCGCGACCCCGAGTGA